The sequence ATACCGACGCTTTCTCTTATTGTGGATAACTTCCTTGAACCCGCCACCGTGGGGGTCCCGGGCTTGTATCTCGGCGACACAACCATCCCAGAAGCCGTACGCTTTTGTAAAGTACTGGGACTTACTCCCGTCGATATCCGGAGTTGCAGAACACGCAGTATTGCCCTCCGAAGTCTGTCCGGGAGTTACCGAAGTCTGCTTCGGGTTTGGTCGAGTAACCACGCCGGTCGGCACTTTGACACGATGCGTACGTGCAAAATTACCAGTTCGCGCAAAAAAGGAATCGAAACTGGCTTCCGCTATCGGAGCGCGGACGCAATCGTAGCCCTGCACAAGTGGCTTATAGAGGGTTCCACGATATGTgctaaaaatagcaatattacCCATACCTCTGTGCAGCCCGCCATGGTGGAGGGCAAACAACAGCGTTTCATTGTGGTTTATAAATACGAACTTCACAGCTAGATTTATAACTTAACTccttttaaatataattgttttactgTTAGTAGACACTGCATCATTTTGTTAACATGCAggattattttgatacactggATGAGACGGCAAAGAGCAGATATGTCGAAAAAACTGGATATATTGGGAAGCAGGATCCGTACAAAATCGCTGGTGAAAAATGGCTTCAGGACCCCCAGTTGTATCCATCATTTACGTATCCAGATCTGGTAAATTACCTGATTTTTCAGCCAAGCCCTTTTTATACGCTGAAGGACtttcagaattataaaagtGTGGATGCATATGACCgttttgtgtgtggttgggtGAGGGATGTTGGTGTTTACATCCATGATTCTGTCTATGTGATACGTGCAAAGGTGATGCATTCACAACGGCTTAGTGACATATCGCTTTATCCGTGGATTATTTTtgataaagctggtaaagttcTTTGTGCCCATTGTAATTGTAAAGCAGGACTTGGCGAATCATGTTCTCATGTGGCATCcacgttattttatattgaagccAGTGTACGGTTAAGGGAAAGCAGCACTGTGACACAGAAACCAGCCTACTGGATGTTGCCTGCATCACGAACTTCTGTTAACTATGCACCACTTAAAAACATTGATTTCACTTCAGcaagaactttaaaaaaacggCTGGATGAGCAGATAGATCAGCTTCCATCGAAAACAGTAACGGAATCAACAGCTCATTCAAAAATTCACGGAGCCACGTCAGTAGAGTTAGATGCATTTTTCAATGCAATTAAGGGTGAAAAACCAGCATGCTTGGCTGTAAGAAGAGAGTACAGTGAATGCTATATTCCACAGGGACTCAAACCAAAATATCCGGTTATCCTAACTCAGATTTATTCGGATGACTTTCAGTCTGCATCCAAGTCTGAAATAATAACTCACTGCAAGTTACTGGTTAAGGACATTACTGTCACAGAGGAAGAAGTGATTAATGTTGAACTGGCCACCAGAGAACAGGCCAGTTCAAAACTGTGGCATAGATTTCGAACCGGCCGAGTCACAGCTTCTCGAATGAAGGCAGTTTGTAGTACCTCATGTGATAAGTCATCTATGAGCTTGTTGAGATCCATTTGCTATCCAGTTGAGGCAAACTTCTCTACTGCAGCAACTAGATGGGGATGTCAACACGAACTGACGGCAAGAAACCGCTATCTGGAACAGGCGAGAACAAATCACCATAACGTTCAAATAAGTAGTTGTGGACTGTTTCTAAGTTCAAAATACCCACATCTGGGTGCTTCACCAGATGGCCTAGTCGAATGCGATTGCTGTGGTCAGGGAtgcattgaaataaaatgtcctTACTGTATGAAAGATAACAACATAACGGATGAAAACAATTCCTGCTTAGAAAAGGTTGATGGCAGTATTCAGCTGAAAAGAAACCATCCATATTTTTACCAAGTGCAGTCACAGTTGCATGTTTGCAATTTTGATTACTGTGACTTTATAGTCTGGACAAATAATGATCTTTTTATCCAGAGGATTGAACCCTGCTCAGAACTTTGGGAAACCATTGTAGAGAAGTCAACAGAGGTTTTTTTACCTACGCCATATTGCCAGAACTCGTGGGTCAGCTTTTTAGCAGGAAAGATACTACCTTGACAGATACCACTAACCAGGTCCACAGAAGTAAGCTCCtggtaacaaacaaaaaagcattCCAGTCACTCGACACAAGTTTTAATGTGGAAAATGAAGAACCTCGGAGTACTTTGCTCAAAGCCAGTGTTACAGAACTGTCGCCTGATCCATCAACTTCTGGTGCTACACTTGACAAATCAGATGAAGACCCTGCACTATATTGCATTTGCCATGATTCTGCAAATGATTCACGAATGATCGCATGCGATTCAGCGGACTGTCCCCATAAGCCATTTGAATGGTTTCATTTTTCTTGCATGAAATTAAAGAAAGCACCCACTGGAAACTGGTATTGTATTGACTGTAGGGAGGGAATGGCAGTGAAGAAAGTGAAAAGTGCTAGtaaaagaaaataactgttCAAATACAAACTGCATGTGTAACTACTGTACAACTGTACAGGTATTTATTATCACTGATGATGGATTTatgaacattaatttaattataaaacaatgtgaACTATATATGTACTTATTACAAATTATGACGAACTCACAAAAACCACGTCTGCAGTTTTCTTATCAATACCAACTGATATGAAACCCAAGCTGCACTGATGAGCCCTGGGAGGGCGAAACGTGTACATAGTCagaaagtgaaaaacaaaattacaagcCTCAATATTGCAAGTTAAATTCAgttatgatgattataatttaacaacactttttttAGCGATTAGTTATTTTGTCAGCATCTATATAGCCGTCATTACTTTGTTACATAGGGTctgggacatagtccagtggtaaagtgtttatcTGGTGCATGGTtgggtgtgggatcgatcacagtATGTGggtacattgggctatttcgtgttccagccagtgcaccacgactggtatatcaaacgttgtggtatgtgctatcctgtctgtgggatggtgcatataaaatataccttgccaGCTATAGAAACAAGCAAAatgtttcactagtccactgaacaagtacatctagaaatctacttgtccaccatcATTGTCACCTGTCCAAATaactggtttgttttatttttagaaaacttTTGCGCACAAGTACTAGGCGACCAATATCTCTTGCACCATTACCTAGTTCATTAACATGTTTCGCCCCTCCCAGGGCTCATCGGTGCAGCTAGGGTTATTCACTAATCAATGCCTGAAAATTACCAATATTCTCAACAGTGACTAGTAATAAACTGCAAACATGTTtggagtattatttttgttaatatatagagTTCTTTTTgaagataattatttttcaagtgaATCTGTTTTGAATATACTTTTTCCAGGGTTATTCATATGCTAATTATAAAAGTCCCAATAAAACAGGTGTGTGATGGGAGTTTCATTCTTCAGTCAAATTGAACAACTGATGAGCACATATTTGTAAGGGCACAACACGCAAACACAATTTTATCCAAAACTGGGTTTGAACTGTCAGTTTTTGTTATAAGATAATCAACAGGACATGTTCCACCAAGTATTGTACATTTTTGTCTGACACAGCCTATGACACGTTCAACATGAATTCTAACATTCGCTATTTTCCTAGTTGATTCAACCTCGGCAGCAGTCAGTTGAGTTTTCCCACGCATAAATACTGGGTATTTGACTTCAGCTCCAGCAACAGCTACCAGTTCTTGAATTTCAAATCCACGGTCTGCCAGAACTACATCACCATGAATTAACTTTGAAACAAAATTGGAGTTGGCAGTCAAATGTTTATCACTAACTCTTCCTCCCCATCCTTCAGATATAAAACTAACAGTTCCTTGAGGCGTTATGCCGATCAAATATTTGGCAGTATTATGGTGCTTATAATTTGACCATGTTTGGGCACGAGCCGTCATATTTGATGGTCTATCAACAAAAACTTCAAAACAATCAAtaattactgttattttatgaccaaaatattttctgaacACCATAGGCATTGTTTCATAAAGTTCATCCCTCTCTGGCCAGCGCACTAACGGTTGGAGTCTTATATACATAACATTAATTgtgtctaaaaacacctttgaAATTGTGGTTGCACACACACCAAACCGATAACTGAGATCTGTGACAGACAGATTTAGTCTAAGCCTCATAAGTGTTATAATAACTTTTTGAAATGGTGTTAAAGAAGACCTCTTGCTATCAGATATTTCTGGtttcattaaattaaataaagccATAAGGGTAACGAAGCTTGACAATCCAGTAAAATATTTGACGTTATTGTCATCATTTTCCAAATCTTCTGGCACATTTGATTTTAGTTTAGAAACTAATTTCTTCAAGCATATCACTTCATCGCGCAACTTTTCATTTTCTACCTTCAGTTCAGAAATGTGTGACATTGCCCCTTCCAATTTTTCTGAATCTGACAGTTCTGTTATTTCCTCGCTCATATCGAGAATAGAATTTGGACTTGTCAAATCTGTGCCTTCTGCGAGTGACGAACTCAGATTAACAAGGGTCATAGCTGCTTCCTTCTTCTGCTTTGTTTCCTTCTATTTTGAATGCGAGCGTATCTGTGACCGTGATCTGTTGAGTGTTCATATCCCAGATTTATCGTTGGAATCCAGTCAGGATTTGTGTCATCATACAGACTTGATGGATTTcctaaacagaaataaaatgagTA comes from Gigantopelta aegis isolate Gae_Host chromosome 13, Gae_host_genome, whole genome shotgun sequence and encodes:
- the LOC121387832 gene encoding uncharacterized protein LOC121387832 is translated as MTLVNLSSSLAEGTDLTSPNSILDMSEEITELSDSEKLEGAMSHISELKVENEKLRDEVICLKKLVSKLKSNVPEDLENDDNNVKYFTGLSSFVTLMALFNLMKPEISDSKRSSLTPFQKVIITLMRLRLNLSVTDLSYRFGVCATTISKVFLDTINVMYIRLQPLVRWPERDELYETMPMVFRKYFGHKITVIIDCFEVFVDRPSNMTARAQTWSNYKHHNTAKYLIGITPQGTVSFISEGWGGRVSDKHLTANSNFVSKLIHGDVVLADRGFEIQELVAVAGAEVKYPVFMRGKTQLTAAEVESTRKIANVRIHVERVIGCVRQKCTILGGTCPVDYLITKTDSSNPVLDKIVFACCALTNMCSSVVQFD